The genomic window AGGCCACCATGTCAGCAGCATCGGCGGCATCGCCATCTTCAAAACCAATCCCGGTGAAGGCTTTGCGGCACAACCCCTGTAGCTCGTTGAAGGAGACTTTCATGATGTTTCTCCACGCGCAGAAGGATGAACGGAAGGCACTACTGCGCTGGCATGGGGCGATAGCCCGGCCGCGCCAACGACACCGTTTTCAAGCGTTGGCTGCAGCGGAAAGCTCCAGTCATCAAAGTGGCTGAGATCCTGCGGCTCGGCGTTGAGTTCTTCCACCAGCGGTGCGCCCTGGAACAGTGTAATGCGCACCCAGCGGTCAGATTTCGGGTCAAAGCGGCTGGCCCCGAAAAACGCAAGTTTGGTGCGCAGCAGGTGCATGGGTTTCATATCCTGGTGCCACAGATTGGCGTGGATATCGCCGTAGGTATCCTTTACCAGGGTCTGTACCCGGCGGATGATTTCCTTGTGGCGCGGCTTGGCGAGCAGAAAATCCACCACCTTCGCCTTGGGGTTGCCTTCAAGAAATTCGCAGATGGCCTCATGGCTATGGGCGACCCTTGGCCCCATGGCAATCAGCATTTCCTTCTCGGCGCCGGATTCTTCATGACGCACCCCTAGCCGTGGCTCTTCCTTTTCCACTGAGCGGTACCAGAACCAGTAGCTGCCTTCGCGGCTTTGGTAGTCATGCGCCAGCGCCCAGCTGTAATGGGTCTCGATCAGCTGACGCAGGCGAATCAGCGGCATATCCGGTTGAAGATCCAGGTTTTCGGTTACCCCCATCTGCTCTTCCAAAGGGTCTACCAGCTCAGGATATAGCTCAATCAACAGGGTATTGATCAGCTCCTGGGCCTCAAGTGACAGCGTGCGCTCACTCCAGGCTGTCAGCTGCGCCCAGAGGTCATCTTCCAGGGGTGCACTTTCCAGCCAGGCGAGTACATCCGGCAGGCTGGCGACTGTCTCAGCATTGCGCTCGGTCTGCTCAGCATCTTCGGTCACGGTTTCCGTCAGATGCTGCAGGGCGCGCCGGGTCAGCGCTATCATCCGCTGGCGATCTTCCTCGCTGGGCGCCTGGCGCTGAGCAAGCGCCAGGGCGGTTTCGCGCTGGTTGACCCACTGGGCAATCAGCTGAGGATGATTGATCAGAAACGGGGCCATCCCCAGCCCGGTGGAGTTGCCAATGCCCAGATAGCGGCGCAGCTCGGTGGCCAATGCGCAGGCGCTTTCCGGCGCCTGGCTGCGGGCCAGATGTTCGACCTGCTCAATCGAAAAATGGCGCAGCAGATAGACACCGGCCATCTGCGGCGAAAAAGGCCGCCGAAAATCCGGGTTTTCATACAGGCGAGCAAAATCGGCAATGCCGAATTTGCCGTTGCCGTAAACCGCAGTAGTGCGATACAGGTAGCCAACTCGGGTCAACCACTGGGGGTCAGGCTGCTCCCCTTTGGCCAACGCTTCCACAAAGTGAGCAAAGTTGCGCAGGCTTTTATTGGCGCGGGAAAGCACCAGCACTCTGGGGTGCTGGCGGCCAGCCTCCTGCAGCGGCACATTGGCCGCCATCTGCTCCAGCAGGCTCTCATCCACATCACCTTCCACCAGGCCAAAGGTAACGTCCCAGGCCTCCGCAATCACTCGGTCGGAGCGGCGTGAGTCGTCCAGCGCCTGGGCAAACATCACCCCGTGGTAGCGCCCGTAGGGCGTCTGCAAGCGGTAGATGGCAGTGCCATAACCGTTTTCATCCAGATCAAAGCGCTCGCGGCTGACCTGCCAGCGCTGGCGCCCCATCTGGCGCATCAGAGTACGCACAAAACTCAAGCGGCAGGCATGCAGGCTCCCCAGACGCTCAAGCTGCATAACATCATCGGCACAGCGCAGGTTAAGAGGGGCCAGCGGCGCCAGCCCCCAATCGCGGTTATTCATGAACGATGACCTTCTTACGCGTTGTCAGCCCCTGTTCGCGCGCCATGGCATAAGCCGCTTTTGGCCCTAACCACAGCGACGGCAACAACACCAGCGAGACAGGAATGGCCGTAATCACGATAAACTGCTGCAGCACACCAATCTGCCCGGACCCCATGTAAAGCAGAATGGCCGCCATCAGCGCCATGGTGATACCCCAGAAGATACGCACGGCCGTATGCGGCTCATCATGGCCGGTACACACCACGGCAATCGCGTAGCTCATGGAGTCACCAGTGGTCGCCACGAAGATGGTGGTCAGCATCAAAACCGCCAGCGCCATGAAGGTGCCACCCGGTAGCGCCTGAGCCACGGTCAGGGTTGCGACATCAAACTGGAAATTATTCAGGGCTTCTGCCAGATCAATCGCGCCGCTCATCTGATAGTAGATGCCGGACCCGCCAAGCAGGGTAAACCATACGGTGGTGGCAATCGGTGCCATCACGGCAACGGCCAGAATCATCTCGCGAATGGTACGACCACGGGAAATACGCGCTACGAAAATCGCCATCAGCGGGCCGTAACCGATAAACCAGGCAAAGAAGAACACCGTCCACCACTGCATCCACCAGCCCGGCGCGGTTTCCGAGGTCACGGTGGCCATGGCGAAGAACGAAGTAATGTACTGGCCAAACCCTTGCAGGTAGGCATTGGTGAAAAACAGCGTTGGGCCGAAGACGAAGATCACCGCCGCAATCGCTAGCGCCAGAAAGACATTAAAACGGCTGAGGATCTGAATGCCTTTATGAATACCGGTGGCCGCCGAGGTCACGTAAACCGCCCCCAGGCCAATCAGAATGATCAACTGAGTGATATAGCCTTCACTGATACCAAACAGCTCATGCAGGCCAAAGCTGACCTGAGTGGCCAGAAAGCCGATCGGGCCCACGGTGCCCGCCACGACGGCAATCACACAGCAGGCATCGACCACACCGCCCAGCCAACCACGCATCAAACGCTCACCCAGTACCGGGGTCAGCAGGGTGCGCGGCTGCAGCGGCAGGCCACGGTCGTAGTGCCAGTAGGCCAACACAATCGCGGTCAGTGAACCCAGCACCGCCCAGGCCAGAAAGCCCCAGTGCATAAATGACTGCGCCAGCGCGCTGGCAATCGCTTCCACCGTGCCGGCTTCGCTATCAAAGGCAGGCGGCGTCACCACAAAGTGATACACCGGCTCACCGGCAGCAAAGAACACGCCACCCCCGGCCAGCAGGGTACACATGATGATGGAGAGCCATTTGAAGGTGCTCAACTCTGGCTTGTTCAGCCCACCAATCTTGGCGCTGGCCGCCGGGGAAATGGCAAGCCCAATGGCAATAAAGAACGTCAGCAACAGAAACAGCTGAAAGTAGGAGCCAAGCACTGCCGCCGTCCAGGCGAACCCGGTGGAAATGACGCTGGCCACCCCCTCGATATTAACCAGAGAAAGCAGTACAAAAAGAATCACGAAGCCGCCACTCAGGGCGAGTACGATCGGGTCGCCGAACTTGCCAAGCCCGGAGGCATCGTCCTTGTTGGGGGGCTGATGGGAGGAAGAGTCCATGTTTAAACCTCATTATTGATTGTTGTGGGTATTAGTCGTTGTGACTGTTGTGTGATGGGCGAGGCACTGCAGCCAGCCAGTGCCTCCTGAAGTGTCAACTCACCTCATTGGGGTCGTCGTGCGCTCCAGCAATTCGACCCAGTTGCGCCCCATAATGCGGGCGACATCTTGCTCAGCGAAGCCTTTAGCGCGCAGGGCTTCAATCAGGTTGGGGAAGTCGCGGCTATCGCGTAGCCAGGCCAGCGGCTTGGGCCAGCCCGCGTTATTAGCGCTGCCTTCGCCGTAATCCATCTCTTTTGACCAGCGCCCGTTGCGCATCCATTCCAGCACCGAGGTTGGCTGGTTCTGGCACAGGTCGGTTCCCAGGCCGACATGCTCGATACCCATCAGGTCAACGGTGCGGGCAATCATGTCGCAGTAATCTTCCAGGGTGCAGTCCGGGCCGTTCTTCAGGTGGAACGGATAGGCCGAAAAGCCCAGCAGGCCGTCGTTCTCGGCAATCGCCTTGAGCACCTTGTCAGACTTGTTGCGCTTGGCGTCATGGAAGAAGCTCGGATTGGCGTGGGAGATAATCACCGGCCGCTCGGAAATCTCGATGGCGTCAAGGGTCGAACGCTCGCTACTGTGCGACATATCGATCACCATGCCGACCCGGTTCATCTCGCGGATCACCTGGCGGCCAAAGCGGGTAATGCCGCTGTCTTCGCTTTCATAACAACCGCAGGCCAGCAGGCTCTGGTTGTTATAGGTGAGCTGCATGATCAAAAGCCCCAGCTGACGCAGCACCGCCACCATGTCGATATCATCTTCGATTGGCGAGCAGTTCTGGGCGCCAAAAAAGATACCCACTTTGCCCGCCTCACGGGCGCGCTCGATATCCCCCGGCGCATGAACGGGCATGATCAGGTCGCCGTGGGCTTCAAAACGGCGATTCCATTCGCCGATGCGGGTCAGGGTCTCGCGCAGGGTTTCGTGGTAGACCAGAGTGGCGTGGACGGCATCCACACCGCCCTCGCGCATCTGTTCAAAAATTTCCCGGGACCAGTTGGAGTACTGCAACCCATCCACGGTCAGCATCTGTCTGGACATGCGCGACTCCTTACGCCTTGACGTAGCAGGTCTTGACCACGGTGTAGAACTCACGCGCATAGCGCCCCTGTTCACGCGGACCAAAGCTTGAATCCTTACGCCCACCGAAGGGCACGTGGTAGTCCGTTCCCGCCGTCGGCAGGTTGACCATCACGCAGCCGGTCTCGGCTTGTGCCTTGAAACGGGTGGCCAGGGCCAGGGAATCGGTAATAATGCCTGCGGTCAGGCCGAAGTTAGTGTCATTCAGGGTGGCAATCGCCTCGTCCATATCCGCCACCTTGATCACACAGGCAATCGGGCCGAAGACTTCTTCACGGTTAATCGCCATCTCATTGGTGGTATCCACAAACAGGGTCGGCGCCATGAAGTAACCGTCGCTGGCACACTCAACCCGCTCACCGCCGAAGGCCAGTTTGGCACCCTCGGCCTGGGCGCGCTCGATCCAGTTCAGGTTGGATTCAAGCTGACGGGCATCGGCCACCGGGCCAATCTGTACGCCGTCTTCCAGCGCTGGGCCGACCTTGGCTTTCGCCAAACGCGCGCTGAGCTTGTCGACAAACGCATCGTGAAC from Halomonas sp. CH40 includes these protein-coding regions:
- a CDS encoding BCCT family transporter; protein product: MDSSSHQPPNKDDASGLGKFGDPIVLALSGGFVILFVLLSLVNIEGVASVISTGFAWTAAVLGSYFQLFLLLTFFIAIGLAISPAASAKIGGLNKPELSTFKWLSIIMCTLLAGGGVFFAAGEPVYHFVVTPPAFDSEAGTVEAIASALAQSFMHWGFLAWAVLGSLTAIVLAYWHYDRGLPLQPRTLLTPVLGERLMRGWLGGVVDACCVIAVVAGTVGPIGFLATQVSFGLHELFGISEGYITQLIILIGLGAVYVTSAATGIHKGIQILSRFNVFLALAIAAVIFVFGPTLFFTNAYLQGFGQYITSFFAMATVTSETAPGWWMQWWTVFFFAWFIGYGPLMAIFVARISRGRTIREMILAVAVMAPIATTVWFTLLGGSGIYYQMSGAIDLAEALNNFQFDVATLTVAQALPGGTFMALAVLMLTTIFVATTGDSMSYAIAVVCTGHDEPHTAVRIFWGITMALMAAILLYMGSGQIGVLQQFIVITAIPVSLVLLPSLWLGPKAAYAMAREQGLTTRKKVIVHE
- a CDS encoding dipeptidase translates to MSRQMLTVDGLQYSNWSREIFEQMREGGVDAVHATLVYHETLRETLTRIGEWNRRFEAHGDLIMPVHAPGDIERAREAGKVGIFFGAQNCSPIEDDIDMVAVLRQLGLLIMQLTYNNQSLLACGCYESEDSGITRFGRQVIREMNRVGMVIDMSHSSERSTLDAIEISERPVIISHANPSFFHDAKRNKSDKVLKAIAENDGLLGFSAYPFHLKNGPDCTLEDYCDMIARTVDLMGIEHVGLGTDLCQNQPTSVLEWMRNGRWSKEMDYGEGSANNAGWPKPLAWLRDSRDFPNLIEALRAKGFAEQDVARIMGRNWVELLERTTTPMR